In one Halorubrum sp. CBA1229 genomic region, the following are encoded:
- the nosZ gene encoding TAT-dependent nitrous-oxide reductase, whose protein sequence is MTRHTQQPANEEEPDEQQNESPDGFDSLLPGLRRRDFMKAGAAVGGLSGLAGCTSLLSDEGDGTVSAAPGHSVPPGEMDEYYAFLGGGQSGDVRVVGLPSMRELIRIPVFQRDSGRGYGHDDESREMLEEAGGYTWGDTHHPRISQTDGDYDGRFAYVNDKANGRMARIDLTYFETDAIVDIPNQQGTHGSCAQLPDTDLIFGVGEFRTPIPNDGTGDLHDPDEYGAVLAAIEPESMNVEWEVLVDGNMDNGDGSKEGRYFFTTGYNSEGAVTEKGMTRSDRDNVKAFDIPRIEAAVEAGDYEMINEVPVVDGRKDSPLNQGDDPVVHYIPTPKSPHGISVTPDNKYAIASGKLDPTASVIQIDKIDEVDDPTDAIVGQPKLGLGPLHTAYDGRGHAYTSLFIDSQVVKWDIEKAVEADARSESPVIEKIDVHYNPGHLIASESYTEDPAGDWLISLNKLSKDRFLPVGPQHPENDQLIYIGDDEAGMEHVKDSPAHAEPHDASICHRSKLDPAKTYDPDDLELEYTDEGEESMERVADDRVEIEMYSTRNHYGFQEMTVTEGDTVEMQVTNIETTSDMLHSVAIPDHDVHMRVAPQETRKVTFTADEPGVYWVYCAHFCSALHLEMRSRLIVEPEE, encoded by the coding sequence ATGACACGACACACTCAGCAGCCGGCGAACGAGGAGGAACCAGACGAACAGCAGAACGAATCGCCGGACGGGTTCGATTCGCTGCTCCCCGGACTCCGCCGACGGGACTTCATGAAGGCCGGGGCCGCGGTCGGCGGCCTCAGCGGGCTCGCCGGCTGTACCAGCCTGCTCAGCGACGAGGGCGACGGGACCGTCTCGGCCGCCCCCGGTCACTCGGTCCCGCCGGGCGAGATGGACGAGTACTACGCGTTCCTCGGCGGCGGTCAGTCCGGGGACGTCCGCGTCGTCGGGCTCCCGTCCATGCGCGAGCTCATCCGTATCCCGGTGTTCCAGCGCGACAGCGGGCGCGGCTACGGGCACGACGACGAGAGCCGCGAGATGCTCGAGGAGGCCGGCGGCTACACCTGGGGCGACACGCACCACCCGCGGATCAGCCAGACCGACGGCGACTACGACGGCCGGTTCGCGTACGTCAACGACAAGGCGAACGGCCGGATGGCCCGGATCGACCTGACGTATTTCGAGACCGACGCCATCGTCGACATCCCGAACCAGCAGGGGACGCACGGGTCCTGCGCGCAGCTGCCCGACACGGACCTCATCTTCGGCGTCGGCGAGTTCCGCACGCCGATCCCCAACGACGGGACGGGCGACTTACACGACCCCGACGAGTACGGCGCCGTCCTCGCCGCGATCGAACCCGAGTCGATGAACGTCGAGTGGGAGGTCCTCGTCGACGGCAACATGGACAACGGGGACGGGAGCAAGGAGGGGCGGTACTTCTTCACCACGGGCTACAACAGCGAGGGCGCCGTCACCGAGAAGGGGATGACCCGGTCGGACCGCGACAACGTCAAAGCGTTCGACATCCCGCGGATCGAGGCGGCCGTCGAGGCGGGCGACTACGAGATGATAAACGAGGTCCCCGTCGTGGACGGCCGAAAGGACAGCCCGCTCAACCAGGGCGACGACCCGGTCGTCCACTACATCCCGACGCCGAAGAGCCCGCACGGGATCAGCGTCACGCCGGATAACAAGTACGCGATCGCGAGCGGGAAGCTCGACCCGACCGCGTCGGTCATCCAGATCGACAAGATCGACGAGGTCGACGATCCGACCGACGCCATCGTCGGCCAGCCGAAGCTCGGGCTCGGTCCGCTCCACACCGCCTACGACGGCCGCGGGCACGCGTACACGTCGCTGTTCATCGATTCGCAGGTTGTCAAGTGGGACATCGAGAAGGCCGTCGAGGCCGATGCACGGTCCGAGAGCCCCGTCATCGAGAAGATCGACGTCCACTACAACCCCGGTCACCTGATCGCCTCGGAGTCGTACACGGAGGACCCGGCCGGCGACTGGCTCATCTCGCTCAACAAGCTGTCGAAAGACCGGTTCCTGCCGGTCGGCCCGCAGCACCCCGAGAACGACCAGCTGATCTACATCGGCGACGACGAGGCCGGGATGGAACACGTGAAGGACTCGCCCGCACACGCGGAGCCGCACGACGCGTCGATCTGTCACCGCTCGAAGCTCGACCCCGCGAAGACGTACGACCCCGACGACCTCGAACTCGAGTACACCGACGAGGGCGAGGAGTCGATGGAGCGGGTCGCCGACGACCGCGTCGAGATCGAGATGTACTCGACGCGGAACCACTACGGGTTCCAGGAGATGACCGTCACGGAGGGCGACACCGTCGAGATGCAGGTGACGAACATCGAGACGACGAGCGACATGCTCCACTCGGTGGCGATCCCCGACCACGACGTCCACATGCGCGTCGCCCCGCAGGAGACGCGGAAGGTGACGTTCACCGCCGACGAGCCGGGCGTCTACTGGGTCTACTGCGCGCACTTCTGTAGCGCGCTGCACCTGGAGATGCGCTCGCGGCTCATCGTCGAGCCGGAGGAATAA
- a CDS encoding CGCGG family rSAM-modified RiPP protein, translated as MTEPTDDHDHDETAEPITDRVHDNSWSANLEEPKYANDPELAVRDALAAVDHTTPGNHVNLVTHGDLGHPEAFLYDALREERDGLDPEYVERCGCGGHVTRVDVS; from the coding sequence ATGACCGAACCCACCGACGACCACGACCACGACGAGACCGCCGAACCGATCACCGACCGAGTCCACGACAACTCCTGGTCGGCGAACTTGGAGGAGCCGAAGTACGCCAACGACCCGGAACTGGCGGTCCGCGACGCGCTCGCGGCCGTCGACCACACGACCCCGGGGAACCACGTCAACTTGGTCACCCACGGCGACCTCGGCCATCCAGAGGCGTTCCTCTACGACGCGCTCCGCGAGGAACGCGATGGCCTCGACCCGGAGTACGTCGAGCGGTGCGGCTGCGGCGGTCACGTCACCCGCGTGGACGTTTCTTAA
- the nosD gene encoding nitrous oxide reductase family maturation protein NosD: MSGDRFGLSVGRLETGFLVAACVVAVIALALPLAAGATGAPGSAAAAADGYTNAVGAGIPANDSGASGLNVATDVAATEVTAPERDGTAAVDGESFASAQAAVDAADPGDTVVLDGRFEERVNASVDDLEIVASEDGAVIDGGGEGRVITLSGDNVTVSGVWIRGSGSDLDTEDAGVFVAGADARIETVRITDTAYGIWVDGVDDAVIEDVRIDGREDVYPVTDRGNGIHLFETSGTVVRDSEITATRDGIYFSWATDVLAENNTIRHTRYGVHYMYSDDNRLVDNVAADNGVGYALMVSEGLTVRNNTALRSEGTSGHGILAKDIEESTIAGNHLVANRDGLYIYNAQDNRILDNLLYRNAIGIHSSAGSENEVVAGNSLVRNDRAVQTPRTTLVEWNDTDRGNYWSGARVADRDGDGISEIRHRPVGLVENIVAERPQAAVFANSPAFEAVRLAESSFPVIEAPGVVDRRPLTEPNHDWRAYEPTETGETDADRETDTEATS; the protein is encoded by the coding sequence ATGTCAGGTGACCGGTTCGGCCTGTCGGTCGGCCGGCTCGAAACCGGCTTCCTCGTGGCCGCCTGCGTCGTCGCCGTGATCGCGCTCGCGCTCCCGCTCGCCGCGGGTGCGACCGGGGCGCCCGGCAGCGCGGCCGCCGCCGCCGACGGATACACGAACGCCGTCGGAGCCGGAATCCCGGCGAACGACTCCGGCGCCTCCGGTCTCAACGTCGCGACAGACGTCGCGGCGACCGAGGTGACCGCGCCCGAGCGCGACGGGACCGCCGCCGTCGACGGCGAGTCGTTCGCGTCGGCGCAAGCGGCGGTCGACGCCGCTGATCCGGGCGACACGGTCGTCCTCGACGGCCGGTTCGAGGAGCGCGTGAACGCGAGCGTCGACGACCTCGAGATCGTCGCGAGCGAGGACGGCGCCGTGATCGACGGCGGCGGCGAGGGGCGCGTGATCACGCTGAGCGGCGACAACGTCACCGTCTCCGGCGTCTGGATCCGCGGCTCGGGCAGCGACCTCGACACCGAGGACGCCGGGGTGTTCGTCGCCGGCGCGGACGCCCGGATCGAGACGGTCCGGATCACCGACACGGCCTACGGGATCTGGGTTGACGGGGTCGACGACGCCGTGATCGAAGACGTGCGTATCGACGGCCGCGAGGACGTCTACCCGGTGACCGACCGCGGGAACGGGATCCACCTGTTCGAGACGAGCGGGACCGTCGTCCGCGACAGCGAGATCACGGCCACTCGGGACGGGATCTACTTCTCGTGGGCGACGGACGTCCTCGCCGAGAACAACACGATTCGACACACCCGGTACGGCGTCCACTACATGTACTCGGACGACAACCGCCTCGTCGACAACGTCGCCGCCGACAACGGCGTCGGCTACGCCCTCATGGTGAGCGAGGGGCTGACGGTCCGGAACAACACCGCCCTGCGGAGCGAGGGCACCAGCGGCCACGGCATCCTCGCGAAGGACATCGAGGAGTCGACGATAGCCGGGAATCACCTCGTCGCCAACCGCGACGGGCTGTACATCTACAACGCACAGGACAACCGGATCCTCGACAACCTGTTGTACCGCAACGCGATCGGGATCCACAGCTCCGCCGGCAGCGAGAACGAGGTCGTCGCGGGCAACAGCCTCGTCCGCAACGACCGTGCGGTCCAGACGCCGCGAACCACGCTCGTGGAGTGGAACGACACCGACCGCGGCAACTACTGGTCGGGCGCCCGCGTCGCCGACCGCGACGGCGACGGGATAAGCGAGATCCGCCACCGCCCCGTCGGACTCGTCGAGAACATCGTCGCCGAGCGGCCGCAGGCGGCGGTGTTCGCGAACAGCCCGGCGTTCGAGGCGGTGCGGCTCGCCGAGAGCTCGTTCCCCGTCATCGAGGCGCCCGGCGTCGTCGACCGCCGCCCGCTCACCGAGCCGAACCACGACTGGCGCGCCTACGAACCGACCGAGACGGGGGAGACGGACGCGGACCGAGAGACCGACACGGAGGCCACATCATGA
- a CDS encoding halocyanin domain-containing protein, producing the protein MTRRTLDRRTFVRTTAALGAATALAGCGGSGDGGDGGSGDGGGQQFLSEEPDYDGWFDDANNYEQTVDMTGSDSVTVDVGAGEGLAFGPAAVAVSSGTTVTWEWTGEGGQHNVSGSDGDFESETIGEEGHTFEHTFEESGIHTYVCTPHEAVGMKGAVYVE; encoded by the coding sequence ATGACCCGACGCACACTCGACCGGAGAACCTTCGTTCGAACGACCGCGGCGCTCGGCGCGGCCACCGCGCTCGCCGGCTGTGGCGGGAGCGGAGACGGCGGCGACGGCGGGAGCGGAGACGGCGGTGGCCAGCAGTTCCTCTCGGAGGAGCCGGACTACGACGGCTGGTTCGACGACGCCAACAACTACGAGCAGACGGTCGACATGACCGGCTCCGACTCCGTGACCGTCGACGTCGGCGCCGGCGAGGGGCTGGCGTTCGGTCCGGCGGCGGTCGCGGTGTCGTCCGGGACGACGGTCACGTGGGAGTGGACCGGCGAGGGCGGCCAGCACAACGTGTCCGGGTCCGACGGCGACTTCGAGAGCGAGACCATCGGCGAGGAGGGGCACACCTTCGAGCACACCTTCGAGGAGTCCGGGATCCACACCTACGTGTGCACCCCCCACGAGGCGGTCGGGATGAAGGGCGCCGTCTACGTCGAGTGA
- a CDS encoding BlaI/MecI/CopY family transcriptional regulator, producing MTQWTQLGPRERELLAVLRRADDTLAARDLHDAVTRRGDDVAYTTVKRTVDRLVEKGLVERETESHRGATRHRYRFDAEAARRRLIPEFVAELRAVLGDRAIERIAVRTARDDDIDERS from the coding sequence ATGACCCAGTGGACACAGCTCGGACCGCGGGAACGCGAGCTTCTCGCCGTCCTGCGGCGCGCCGACGACACACTCGCGGCCCGCGACCTACACGACGCGGTCACGCGCCGCGGCGACGACGTCGCGTACACGACGGTGAAGCGGACCGTCGACCGCCTCGTCGAGAAGGGGCTCGTCGAACGGGAGACCGAGTCCCACCGCGGGGCGACGCGGCACCGCTACCGGTTCGACGCCGAGGCCGCCCGACGACGACTGATCCCGGAGTTCGTCGCCGAACTCCGCGCCGTTCTCGGCGATCGAGCGATCGAGCGGATCGCGGTCCGAACAGCGCGTGACGACGACATCGACGAACGCTCATGA
- a CDS encoding DUF2249 domain-containing protein, producing the protein MTPETSVLEETDAPTDRQVETLDVADLGPPEPLRQTLELLADLPDETVLVQHNDRAPQFLFPKLADRGYAHDTVETDDGVVTAIWAAADD; encoded by the coding sequence ATGACACCGGAGACGTCGGTCCTCGAAGAGACGGACGCGCCGACCGACCGCCAAGTCGAGACGCTCGACGTGGCCGATCTCGGCCCGCCGGAGCCGCTCCGGCAGACGCTCGAACTGCTCGCGGACCTGCCGGACGAAACCGTCCTCGTGCAACACAACGACCGGGCTCCGCAGTTCCTGTTCCCGAAGCTCGCGGACCGCGGCTACGCGCACGACACGGTCGAGACCGACGACGGCGTCGTCACGGCAATCTGGGCCGCGGCGGACGACTGA
- a CDS encoding helix-turn-helix domain-containing protein, with product MPQARLLVDLPDGPWIADVSREFPDTGFRVLAAVPGESAGFALVRVTARDADAVLSAMEGHDALTAVSVMAREDGVVTARVETDAPLLLLAAKRSGLPIEMPLDIEDGVAEVEVTGEHERVAEMGRRLREVGLEFEVERVRQRVNPARLLTDRQRELLLAAVDLGYYDVPRRATLTEVADHVGIAKSTCSETLQRVQRTVIREFVDDLPSRPLEDEPEIAAVDS from the coding sequence ATGCCACAAGCACGCCTCCTCGTCGACCTGCCCGACGGACCGTGGATAGCCGACGTCTCGCGCGAGTTCCCCGACACGGGGTTCCGCGTGCTCGCCGCGGTCCCCGGCGAGAGCGCCGGCTTCGCTCTGGTCAGGGTCACCGCACGCGACGCCGACGCGGTACTGTCGGCGATGGAAGGCCACGACGCGCTGACCGCCGTGTCGGTGATGGCGCGGGAGGACGGCGTCGTCACGGCCCGGGTGGAGACGGACGCGCCGCTGCTGTTGCTGGCGGCGAAGCGCTCGGGACTCCCGATCGAGATGCCCTTAGACATCGAGGACGGCGTGGCGGAGGTCGAAGTCACGGGCGAACACGAGCGCGTCGCCGAGATGGGCCGACGGCTGCGCGAGGTCGGCCTCGAATTCGAGGTCGAGCGCGTGCGTCAGCGCGTCAACCCCGCCCGCCTGCTGACGGACCGACAGCGGGAACTTCTGCTCGCGGCCGTCGACCTCGGCTACTACGACGTGCCGCGTCGCGCCACCCTGACGGAGGTCGCCGACCACGTCGGGATCGCGAAATCGACCTGCAGCGAGACGCTCCAGCGCGTCCAGCGAACGGTGATCCGGGAGTTCGTGGACGACCTGCCCAGTCGCCCCCTCGAGGACGAGCCGGAGATCGCGGCCGTCGACTCGTAA
- a CDS encoding ABC transporter permease — translation MTETDSAETRSDALHPDAAVFSAGDEEPTDDGETPPSPSATSGVTENPTVEGVRGALRHVFVVAVTEYRLAVRSRWALALTGLFVVFGGMMLTFSGSAVGPEGAERVVASLTSLAAYLIPLAALALGYDAVVGREDEGWLAVMFSLPVRRSEVVAGTYLGRLTVLAGATVLGFGFSGVLIVREFGLGEWPSFLGFLVGAVGAGAAFLAIAVLLSTVAREKTHALGAALLVWVWFVLVHDLIALGVVAAFELPDAVLSALVFSNPVSAFRVLVLSGLGTTAGGGFTAVLAGSGLSTASLAAALAAWCVAPIAVAARLVRRRRL, via the coding sequence ATGACCGAGACGGACTCCGCGGAGACGCGTTCGGACGCTCTCCACCCGGACGCGGCGGTGTTCAGCGCGGGGGACGAGGAGCCGACCGACGACGGCGAGACGCCCCCGTCTCCGTCGGCGACCTCCGGGGTGACCGAAAACCCGACCGTCGAGGGCGTTCGGGGCGCGCTCCGTCACGTCTTCGTCGTCGCCGTGACCGAGTACCGGCTCGCCGTCCGGAGCCGCTGGGCGCTCGCGCTGACCGGCCTGTTCGTCGTCTTCGGCGGGATGATGCTGACGTTCAGCGGCTCGGCGGTCGGGCCGGAGGGCGCCGAGCGCGTCGTGGCGTCCCTGACGAGCCTCGCCGCGTACCTGATCCCGCTCGCGGCGCTCGCGCTCGGGTACGACGCCGTCGTCGGCCGCGAGGACGAGGGATGGCTCGCGGTGATGTTCTCGCTGCCCGTCCGGCGCAGCGAGGTCGTCGCCGGGACGTACCTCGGTCGGCTGACGGTGCTCGCGGGCGCGACGGTGCTCGGGTTCGGGTTCAGCGGCGTGCTGATCGTCCGCGAGTTCGGGCTCGGCGAGTGGCCGTCCTTCCTCGGGTTCCTCGTCGGCGCCGTCGGCGCCGGCGCCGCGTTCCTGGCGATCGCGGTGCTGTTGTCGACCGTCGCCCGCGAGAAGACGCACGCGCTCGGCGCGGCCCTGCTCGTGTGGGTCTGGTTCGTCCTGGTCCACGACCTGATCGCGCTCGGCGTCGTCGCCGCGTTCGAGCTCCCCGACGCCGTCCTCTCCGCGCTCGTCTTCTCGAACCCGGTGAGCGCGTTCCGCGTGCTCGTGTTGAGCGGGCTCGGGACCACCGCTGGCGGCGGGTTCACCGCCGTCCTCGCCGGCAGCGGCCTCTCGACGGCGTCCCTCGCTGCCGCGTTGGCCGCGTGGTGTGTCGCCCCGATCGCCGTCGCGGCGCGACTCGTCCGCCGGCGTCGGCTCTGA
- a CDS encoding ABC transporter ATP-binding protein, with the protein MRIDASDVRKAYGNVTALDGLSLSIPSGSTFGILGTNGAGKSTLFRLLVGHDRPDAGTVSVGGSDVTEDGRRIRERVGYLPEHVGFPDGLTGREVLAVHSAIRGLPGDGRVARTVERVGLTPDEADRRVSGYSNGMQRRLGLATVLLPDPDVLILDEPTAGLDPRGVDEFHVIVEEITAETDATVVFCSHVLPEVERLCDRAAVLHDGRVRASGSIEELAADIGESGDEPTGERRGQRGLRAVFRAAVADEQAGDSRADRGEVTS; encoded by the coding sequence ATGAGAATCGACGCGAGCGACGTTCGGAAGGCGTACGGAAACGTGACCGCCCTCGACGGGCTCTCGCTCTCGATCCCGAGCGGGTCGACGTTCGGGATCCTGGGCACCAACGGGGCCGGGAAATCGACCCTGTTCCGACTGCTCGTGGGTCACGACCGCCCGGACGCGGGGACGGTCTCCGTCGGCGGGTCCGACGTGACCGAGGACGGGCGACGGATCCGCGAGCGCGTCGGCTACCTCCCCGAACACGTCGGATTCCCCGACGGGCTCACCGGGCGGGAGGTGCTCGCCGTCCACTCGGCGATCCGCGGGCTCCCGGGGGACGGACGGGTCGCTCGCACCGTCGAGCGCGTCGGGCTGACCCCGGACGAGGCCGACCGCCGCGTCTCGGGCTACTCGAACGGGATGCAACGTCGACTCGGTCTGGCGACGGTGCTGCTTCCGGACCCCGACGTTCTGATACTGGACGAGCCGACCGCGGGGCTCGACCCCCGCGGCGTCGACGAGTTCCACGTCATCGTCGAGGAGATCACCGCCGAGACGGACGCGACGGTGGTCTTCTGCTCGCACGTTCTCCCCGAGGTCGAGCGGCTCTGTGACCGCGCGGCAGTGCTCCACGACGGTCGAGTGCGCGCGTCCGGCTCCATCGAGGAGCTCGCGGCCGACATCGGGGAATCGGGCGACGAGCCGACGGGCGAGCGCCGCGGTCAGCGCGGGCTCCGAGCGGTCTTCCGAGCGGCGGTCGCCGACGAGCAGGCGGGGGATTCGCGGGCCGACCGCGGGGAGGTGACGTCATGA
- a CDS encoding helix-turn-helix domain-containing protein gives MTNGIHVELAMSACDGCPVAALSSSTPVEEMRVDSGEDRVEFVAADPPADPPTGLDLVEFGGRAHGRYEIACERPDADEIRGITDAATDGGVAVWPPGGDAVVEAAPDAESETDGPGPSPATEGEGVCAGCTCGGLPAAFANFPVSPRRTEMVDGEIQVSFVLSGHEELRAIVDECEASGLDVELRRLCVDRGSSDEDDCCPDVVPVDLAGMTDRQVEIARVAAEKGYFEAGGTSAADIAAEFDLAKSTVSEHLRAVTTSLFSQLFGNGDRI, from the coding sequence ATGACCAACGGGATCCACGTCGAATTAGCGATGTCGGCCTGCGACGGCTGTCCCGTGGCCGCGCTCTCGTCGAGCACCCCGGTGGAGGAGATGCGAGTCGACTCGGGAGAGGACCGCGTCGAGTTCGTCGCCGCCGACCCGCCCGCCGACCCGCCGACGGGCCTCGATCTCGTCGAGTTCGGCGGCCGGGCGCACGGGCGCTACGAGATCGCCTGCGAACGCCCCGACGCCGACGAGATCCGCGGGATAACCGACGCGGCCACCGACGGCGGCGTGGCCGTTTGGCCGCCGGGCGGCGACGCGGTCGTCGAAGCGGCGCCGGACGCCGAGTCGGAGACCGACGGCCCCGGTCCCTCGCCAGCGACCGAGGGCGAGGGTGTGTGCGCGGGGTGTACGTGCGGCGGGCTCCCGGCGGCATTCGCGAACTTCCCGGTCTCGCCGCGGCGGACCGAGATGGTCGACGGCGAGATCCAGGTCTCGTTCGTCCTGAGCGGCCACGAGGAGCTGCGGGCGATCGTCGACGAGTGCGAGGCGTCCGGGCTCGACGTGGAGCTCCGTCGGCTCTGCGTCGACCGCGGCAGCAGCGACGAGGACGACTGCTGTCCCGATGTGGTCCCCGTCGACCTCGCCGGCATGACGGACCGCCAGGTCGAGATCGCGAGGGTCGCCGCCGAGAAGGGATACTTCGAGGCCGGCGGCACCTCGGCCGCCGACATCGCGGCCGAGTTCGACCTCGCGAAGTCGACCGTCTCCGAACATCTCCGCGCGGTGACGACTTCGCTCTTTTCGCAGCTGTTCGGGAACGGAGACCGTATTTAA